A region from the Nonlabens sp. YIK11 genome encodes:
- the hisF gene encoding imidazole glycerol phosphate synthase subunit HisF, with protein MSLKKRIIPCLDIKDGRTVKGINFVGLRDAGDPVQLAQQYADQGADELCFLDITATVEKRDTLVPLVREIAAVLNIPFTVGGGINDVKLAKEIIKAGADKIAVNSAAVHRPELINELAAELGNQCVVVAVDTKRIAKNDQQIPGQARNDNYTDKVFVSGGRTETDKETIAWCIECEQRGAGEILLTSMDHDGTKNGFALEITDTLSRKLNIPIIASGGGGTAEHFEELFKDTHASAGLAASIFHFGELPVPVLKKQLAEAGIAIRIPAKAKI; from the coding sequence ATGAGCCTGAAAAAAAGAATCATACCGTGTCTGGATATCAAAGACGGTCGCACCGTTAAAGGAATCAACTTTGTGGGGTTGCGAGACGCTGGCGATCCAGTCCAACTGGCGCAGCAATATGCAGATCAAGGTGCAGATGAGTTGTGCTTTCTGGACATCACGGCCACCGTAGAAAAAAGAGATACTTTGGTACCGCTTGTTAGAGAAATCGCAGCGGTATTGAACATACCGTTTACCGTTGGTGGTGGCATCAACGACGTGAAACTCGCCAAAGAAATCATCAAAGCTGGAGCTGATAAAATCGCCGTGAATAGCGCAGCGGTTCATAGACCTGAATTGATCAATGAACTGGCTGCAGAGTTGGGAAATCAGTGTGTGGTGGTGGCCGTGGATACGAAAAGGATTGCGAAAAATGACCAACAGATTCCGGGTCAAGCCCGGAATGACAACTATACTGACAAAGTCTTTGTCTCTGGCGGTAGAACCGAAACCGATAAAGAAACTATAGCCTGGTGCATTGAATGTGAGCAGCGAGGTGCAGGAGAAATCTTGCTGACGAGCATGGACCACGACGGAACCAAAAACGGATTTGCGTTGGAGATCACAGATACGCTTTCGCGAAAGCTAAACATTCCCATCATCGCCTCTGGTGGCGGTGGCACGGCAGAGCACTTTGAAGAATTATTCAAAGACACGCATGCCAGTGCTGGCCTTGCGGCAAGCATCTTCCATTTTGGAGAATTGCCCGTGCCGGTATTGAAAAAGCAATTGGCTGAAGCTGGAATCGCGATTCGTATTCCTGCTAAAGCAAAAATCTGA
- a CDS encoding response regulator yields the protein MKIRYAIVDDNSFLIHATKEKLSFFDDFDLRFTAIHGKDVLEKLEKHSHIDLILMDIEMPVMNGVEATALVKSRYPHIKIIMLTVFDNDDHIFNAIQAGADGYLLKEVDPESLKNGILETLDGGAAMTPSIAMKTLRLLRNPKSIEHKDDKEYDLSTRETEVLEQLAQGLSYTKIADNLILSPSTVRKHIENIYKKLQVHSKMEAVEKARNNNLI from the coding sequence ATGAAAATACGTTATGCCATTGTCGACGACAACTCGTTCCTGATTCATGCGACTAAAGAAAAGCTATCTTTTTTTGATGATTTTGATCTGCGTTTTACGGCGATTCACGGTAAGGACGTCCTAGAGAAATTGGAAAAGCACAGCCATATTGATTTGATCCTTATGGATATTGAAATGCCGGTAATGAATGGTGTAGAGGCTACCGCGCTGGTAAAAAGTAGGTATCCACATATCAAGATCATCATGTTGACCGTTTTTGATAATGATGACCACATCTTCAACGCGATCCAGGCAGGTGCAGATGGTTACTTGTTAAAAGAGGTCGACCCAGAATCCCTCAAAAACGGAATACTGGAAACGCTGGACGGCGGCGCGGCCATGACGCCATCCATCGCGATGAAGACCTTACGACTGCTGCGCAATCCCAAAAGCATAGAACATAAAGACGATAAGGAATACGATCTATCAACCCGAGAAACCGAAGTGCTGGAGCAACTTGCACAAGGATTGAGTTATACAAAGATTGCAGACAATTTAATCTTGTCACCCAGCACTGTCCGCAAGCATATTGAGAACATCTATAAAAAGCTGCAAGTACACTCAAAAATGGAAGCAGTAGAAAAGGCACGCAACAACAATCTTATCTAG
- the hisIE gene encoding bifunctional phosphoribosyl-AMP cyclohydrolase/phosphoribosyl-ATP diphosphatase HisIE yields MKLDWNKGENGLLPVIVQDATSKQVLMLGYMNKEAFEKTKAEKRVTFYSRSKKRLWTKGESSENYLDVVSISNDCDQDAILIMANAHGPTCHTGETSCFQAGEEIHFPSSPAGRRESEILKKVKDDKFTINDLEKTIHQRIDDQVEGSYTYSLIQKGINKVAQKVGEEAVETVIDAINGKEEDFLYEAGDLMYHYLVLLKAKGFSLADIEAELAKRHKK; encoded by the coding sequence ATGAAATTAGATTGGAATAAAGGAGAAAACGGATTGCTACCGGTCATCGTTCAAGATGCTACCAGCAAGCAAGTGTTGATGTTGGGCTACATGAACAAAGAAGCATTTGAAAAGACCAAGGCAGAAAAGAGAGTGACCTTCTACTCGCGCAGCAAAAAACGCTTATGGACCAAAGGTGAGTCTTCAGAAAATTATCTGGATGTGGTCAGCATTTCTAACGACTGTGATCAAGACGCTATTCTAATCATGGCAAATGCTCACGGGCCAACATGCCACACGGGTGAGACTTCTTGTTTTCAAGCTGGTGAAGAAATTCACTTTCCTTCCTCGCCGGCAGGCAGGCGCGAAAGCGAGATCCTGAAAAAAGTTAAAGATGACAAGTTCACCATCAACGATCTGGAAAAAACCATTCATCAAAGAATCGATGATCAAGTAGAAGGATCCTACACGTACTCTTTGATTCAAAAAGGAATCAATAAAGTAGCCCAAAAAGTAGGTGAAGAAGCCGTTGAAACGGTGATTGATGCCATCAACGGTAAAGAGGAAGATTTTCTTTATGAGGCTGGTGACTTGATGTATCATTATCTAGTACTACTTAAAGCCAAAGGTTTCTCACTGGCTGATATCGAAGCAGAGCTTGCCAAACGCCATAAAAAATAA
- a CDS encoding sensor histidine kinase, with the protein MKPLPILLFLMGCCLYAQNPMTPLESARVALQQSKEPQDSIKAYQDLAWYSQTMFIDSSFYYNDRAQVIIDRIKDTLGGLTNIKEKAGYLYRSGQYDKAIQSYINARSQYQKLGDSLNVAKINSNLGAVYQTSSRPQEAMKQYIMALKFFESDPQFDPITASTLTNIGVLHNSMANRKQAMEYFKRAERIIDQGNDVIQKANLKMNMGGWYINEKQMDLAKEYLEEARELAIAGNNYTALAAVDQNLGLIATDEKKFEDALVYFTESLSIKQQLGDMNEAATSQVSLATIQTELGNYDAAITNLREAISIFEKNKNEERLLIAYPSLNVAYIYANEKDSAFVYLDKYTSLRQKMAEDDIAGITLELDKKYQTEKKDRELAEQKSAILQKELEAKQRNLYLILLGLGLFFAVIIGWLIIRQKTLKNNQLRQESKLKAAQAEIEKQNSLQEQRLSISRDLHDNIGSQLTFLISSMDSLRYAKQVAPETANDKLENLSQFTRKTIGELRDTIWAMNHDEISFQDLQERLTSHINTANQASATTQILLNIDPEINKAHSFDSVKGMHIFRLIQEAINNSIKYSGSDTIHIDFEKADLNGKNAFKVTIKDDGKGFDPDQVPSGNGMRYMKERAEAIEADFNLTSSPENGTSVIAVVPC; encoded by the coding sequence ATGAAACCATTACCCATTCTATTATTTTTAATGGGATGTTGCCTTTACGCACAAAACCCCATGACGCCACTGGAGTCTGCTCGTGTCGCTCTCCAGCAATCCAAAGAACCACAAGATAGTATTAAGGCCTACCAAGACCTGGCTTGGTATAGTCAAACCATGTTTATTGATTCGTCATTCTATTATAATGATCGTGCGCAAGTCATTATTGATAGAATTAAAGACACTCTAGGTGGCCTTACCAACATTAAGGAAAAAGCAGGTTACCTATATCGCTCTGGACAGTATGACAAGGCGATCCAGTCTTACATCAATGCCAGGTCACAATATCAAAAACTGGGCGATTCCTTAAACGTTGCAAAAATCAACAGTAATCTAGGTGCCGTCTATCAAACCTCATCGAGGCCTCAAGAAGCGATGAAGCAATACATCATGGCGTTAAAGTTCTTTGAGAGTGATCCTCAATTCGACCCCATTACGGCTAGCACGCTTACCAATATAGGCGTCCTGCACAATTCCATGGCAAATCGCAAACAGGCCATGGAATACTTTAAACGGGCAGAGCGAATTATAGATCAAGGGAATGATGTCATCCAGAAAGCCAATCTAAAAATGAACATGGGCGGCTGGTACATCAATGAGAAGCAAATGGATCTGGCTAAAGAGTACCTGGAAGAGGCTCGCGAACTTGCCATCGCAGGTAATAACTACACAGCGCTGGCAGCGGTAGACCAAAACCTGGGATTGATTGCCACAGACGAGAAAAAATTTGAAGACGCCTTGGTGTACTTTACAGAATCCCTTTCCATCAAACAGCAATTGGGTGATATGAATGAGGCTGCCACTTCGCAAGTTAGTCTGGCCACCATTCAAACAGAACTGGGAAATTACGATGCTGCCATTACGAATTTGAGAGAAGCAATTTCCATATTCGAAAAAAATAAAAACGAAGAGCGACTACTCATTGCTTATCCATCTTTGAACGTAGCTTATATCTATGCCAATGAAAAAGACAGTGCCTTTGTCTATCTGGACAAATACACATCGCTAAGGCAAAAAATGGCCGAGGATGATATCGCAGGCATCACCCTTGAGCTCGACAAAAAATATCAAACTGAAAAGAAAGACCGAGAACTAGCGGAACAGAAATCGGCTATTTTGCAGAAGGAACTAGAAGCTAAGCAGCGCAATCTTTATCTCATTCTATTGGGATTGGGACTGTTCTTTGCCGTGATCATAGGCTGGCTTATCATACGTCAAAAAACACTAAAGAATAACCAACTGCGACAAGAAAGCAAATTGAAAGCAGCCCAAGCCGAAATCGAGAAACAAAACAGCCTGCAAGAGCAGCGTCTTAGTATTTCGCGCGACCTACATGATAATATTGGATCCCAACTAACCTTTCTTATAAGCAGCATGGACAGTTTGCGCTATGCCAAACAGGTCGCACCGGAGACCGCCAATGATAAATTGGAAAACTTAAGTCAATTCACCCGCAAGACCATAGGCGAGTTGCGAGATACCATCTGGGCTATGAATCATGATGAGATCTCATTCCAAGATCTTCAGGAGCGATTGACGTCTCACATCAACACGGCAAATCAAGCATCTGCAACGACTCAAATTTTACTCAATATTGATCCTGAGATCAATAAAGCGCATTCTTTTGACTCTGTAAAAGGCATGCATATTTTCCGTTTGATACAGGAAGCAATCAACAATTCCATCAAATATTCGGGTAGCGATACCATCCACATTGATTTTGAAAAAGCAGACCTCAATGGTAAGAATGCCTTCAAAGTCACGATCAAGGATGATGGAAAAGGATTTGATCCTGATCAGGTGCCGTCAGGAAACGGCATGCGCTACATGAAAGAACGCGCAGAAGCTATTGAAGCAGATTTTAACTTGACTTCAAGTCCTGAGAATGGAACCTCGGTAATTGCCGTGGTGCCTTGCTAG
- a CDS encoding aromatic amino acid hydroxylase, protein MKNASEKIVSNPLIDRLPPHLKQFIKPQNYELYTAQDQAVWRHVMHKNVEYLSQVAHGSYLNGLKKTGISIDEIPSMYGMNRILKDIGWAAVAVDGFIPPAAFMEFQAYKILVIAADIRQFENIEYTPAPDIIHEAAGHAPIIASPDYAEYLRRFGEVGSKAISSAHDHDVYEAVRELSILKELRSDQENHELQEKIKNAEARIVELQNKKVAPSEMALIRNLHWWTVEYGLVGTLDNPKLYGAGLLSSIGESKSCLDPEVEKRPYTIDAAYQDFDITRKQPHLYVTPDFAQLSEVLEEFANTMAVRKGGYRGLQKLIDSKSLGTIELSTGLQVSGVFKRMIKNEDNEVIFFATQGKTALAYRDKELIGHGAATHKNGFLSPIGKLKGINLAIEDMGPRDLQAYNFYDNERIEFTFESGIRVEGLNVTGMRNIHGKLILIQFTDCTVTYKDEILFAPSDGMLNLAVGKEIVSAFAGPADHHSFDLIFHAVPAGRQESDTKTIKPQYSKRELAIHELYHKLRTYREDDKINVSVLEKMKLQVMEHYPEQWLLVHEIDELLQ, encoded by the coding sequence ATGAAGAACGCCAGTGAGAAGATTGTCTCAAATCCCTTGATAGATAGGCTACCGCCGCATCTCAAGCAATTTATCAAGCCGCAAAATTATGAATTGTATACTGCTCAAGATCAAGCGGTATGGAGACACGTGATGCATAAAAATGTGGAATATTTATCGCAGGTAGCACATGGTTCTTATCTCAATGGCTTGAAAAAAACGGGAATCTCCATCGATGAAATTCCTTCTATGTATGGCATGAACCGCATCCTCAAGGATATAGGTTGGGCAGCTGTTGCTGTGGATGGTTTCATTCCGCCAGCGGCATTTATGGAATTCCAGGCGTATAAAATTCTAGTGATTGCAGCAGATATACGTCAGTTTGAAAATATCGAATACACGCCAGCACCAGATATTATTCATGAAGCCGCAGGACACGCACCAATTATCGCCAGTCCTGATTATGCAGAATATTTAAGGCGTTTTGGCGAGGTAGGCAGCAAGGCTATTTCAAGTGCACATGATCATGATGTTTATGAGGCTGTAAGAGAATTGTCAATTTTAAAAGAGTTACGCTCTGATCAAGAGAACCACGAGCTACAGGAAAAAATAAAAAATGCCGAAGCTCGAATCGTCGAACTCCAAAACAAAAAAGTGGCACCCAGCGAGATGGCGTTGATTAGAAATCTGCACTGGTGGACCGTGGAATACGGACTTGTGGGAACACTGGACAATCCTAAGCTTTATGGCGCTGGTCTGCTTTCCAGCATAGGAGAAAGTAAAAGCTGTCTGGATCCTGAAGTCGAGAAACGTCCCTATACCATCGATGCTGCCTACCAGGATTTTGATATCACGCGCAAACAACCACATCTTTATGTGACACCAGACTTTGCTCAGTTGAGCGAAGTATTGGAAGAATTTGCCAATACCATGGCAGTGCGCAAAGGCGGTTATCGAGGCCTGCAAAAACTGATAGACTCCAAGTCACTGGGAACTATTGAACTAAGCACTGGTTTGCAGGTTTCAGGAGTTTTTAAAAGGATGATCAAGAATGAAGATAACGAGGTCATCTTTTTTGCAACCCAAGGAAAAACAGCGCTCGCCTATCGCGATAAGGAATTGATAGGTCACGGTGCGGCCACCCACAAAAACGGATTTTTGTCGCCTATAGGGAAACTCAAGGGAATCAACCTTGCGATAGAAGATATGGGACCGCGTGACCTACAGGCATACAACTTTTACGACAACGAGCGCATTGAATTTACCTTTGAGAGTGGCATACGTGTAGAGGGCTTGAATGTCACCGGTATGCGTAATATTCACGGTAAATTGATCTTGATCCAGTTTACGGATTGTACCGTGACCTACAAGGATGAGATTCTATTTGCGCCCAGCGACGGCATGCTAAATCTCGCCGTAGGTAAGGAAATCGTTAGTGCCTTTGCTGGCCCGGCAGATCATCACAGTTTTGATCTCATATTTCACGCCGTGCCTGCCGGCAGGCAGGAGAGCGACACTAAGACTATCAAGCCTCAATACTCCAAACGTGAACTTGCGATCCATGAGCTCTATCACAAGTTGAGAACCTATCGAGAGGACGATAAAATCAATGTTTCTGTATTGGAAAAAATGAAACTTCAGGTCATGGAGCATTATCCAGAGCAGTGGTTGCTTGTCCACGAGATTGATGAATTGTTGCAGTAA
- the hisH gene encoding imidazole glycerol phosphate synthase subunit HisH has protein sequence MIAIVKYNAGNIGSVTNALNRLGIENKVTDDPAELKAADKVIFPGVGEAGTAMKYLRERELDQVLINLKQPFLGICLGMQLMCNHSEEGDTSCLGIFDTNVKLFKSTEFKVPHMGWNSLNTEYRSTNDELKTDSNQKSKIVNQQSLILQGLPQQADVYYVHSYYAELCEDTAAVCDYILPFSSVLQKDNFYATQFHPEKSAGVGEQLLKNFIEL, from the coding sequence ATGATTGCGATTGTAAAATATAACGCCGGTAATATAGGTAGCGTCACCAACGCACTCAATAGATTAGGCATTGAAAATAAGGTGACTGACGATCCTGCAGAATTGAAAGCGGCAGACAAAGTGATTTTTCCAGGCGTGGGCGAGGCTGGAACGGCGATGAAGTATTTGCGGGAACGAGAACTGGATCAAGTATTAATTAACCTAAAACAGCCGTTTCTTGGGATTTGTCTAGGCATGCAATTGATGTGCAACCATAGTGAAGAAGGTGACACTTCATGTCTCGGTATTTTTGATACAAACGTGAAGTTGTTCAAATCAACCGAGTTTAAAGTGCCGCACATGGGATGGAACAGTTTGAATACGGAATATCGATCAACGAATGACGAATTAAAAACAGATTCAAATCAAAAATCAAAAATCGTTAATCAGCAATCGTTAATCCTTCAAGGCTTACCGCAGCAGGCAGATGTGTACTACGTTCACTCCTATTATGCCGAGCTTTGCGAGGACACAGCAGCGGTTTGCGATTACATATTACCGTTTAGCAGCGTTTTGCAAAAAGATAATTTTTATGCAACCCAATTTCATCCAGAAAAGAGCGCTGGAGTTGGCGAGCAGTTATTAAAGAACTTTATAGAACTCTGA
- the hisA gene encoding 1-(5-phosphoribosyl)-5-[(5-phosphoribosylamino)methylideneamino]imidazole-4-carboxamide isomerase, translating into MRIIPAIDIIDGKCVRLSQGDYNQKTVYNEDPLEVAKEFEANGIQYLHLVDLDGAKSAHVVNWKVLERIASQTGLKVDFGGGVKTDEDIKMVFESGAKQVTGGSIAVKNSDTFEGWIEKYGRNKIILGADAKDGMIATHGWLESSELEVVKFIKEWNKKGIEYVICTDIAKDGMLAGPSYELYKEILAIETTKPADAIIPSADDFENGIKLIASGGVAVADDLHRLREMGCEGAIVGKAFYEGRISFKELREFI; encoded by the coding sequence ATGAGAATAATACCAGCAATAGACATCATTGACGGGAAATGTGTGAGGCTTTCTCAAGGAGATTATAATCAAAAAACCGTTTATAATGAAGACCCGCTTGAGGTGGCCAAGGAATTTGAAGCCAATGGCATTCAATACCTTCACTTGGTAGATCTTGACGGTGCCAAAAGTGCCCACGTGGTGAACTGGAAAGTGCTGGAACGCATTGCGAGCCAGACAGGTTTGAAGGTGGATTTTGGCGGTGGCGTAAAAACCGATGAAGACATCAAGATGGTGTTTGAAAGCGGAGCCAAACAAGTAACTGGTGGTAGCATCGCCGTGAAGAATTCCGATACTTTTGAAGGATGGATCGAGAAATACGGCAGGAATAAGATTATACTCGGCGCCGATGCTAAAGATGGCATGATCGCCACACACGGCTGGCTGGAAAGCAGCGAGCTGGAAGTGGTGAAATTCATCAAGGAATGGAATAAAAAAGGCATTGAATACGTCATTTGTACCGACATTGCCAAAGACGGCATGCTCGCTGGACCCAGTTATGAATTGTATAAAGAAATCCTAGCCATTGAAACCACAAAACCAGCAGATGCTATTATTCCGTCCGCAGATGATTTTGAGAATGGTATCAAGCTGATAGCTTCTGGAGGTGTTGCGGTGGCAGATGATTTACATCGCTTACGCGAAATGGGTTGTGAAGGAGCTATTGTGGGCAAAGCCTTTTATGAAGGTAGAATTAGTTTTAAGGAGTTGAGAGAGTTTATATGA
- a CDS encoding TetR/AcrR family transcriptional regulator, with the protein MTTRKKQIVRTAAQLFKQRGYSAVTMRDLAAAMDIKAASLYNHISGKQEILEQLILEVARKFTAGMDAVKKDDGTAFAKAEQLIALHIKIAVENTDALAVLNTDWMHLEGAAYEEYIASRKKYELDFKQILKEGIASGEFKNLSVETILFNLLSTLRSIYLWIPKKSATEVADLKKELPNILLTGLRA; encoded by the coding sequence ATGACTACTCGTAAAAAACAGATCGTGCGCACCGCGGCGCAACTTTTTAAGCAACGAGGTTATAGCGCTGTTACCATGCGGGATCTTGCGGCAGCCATGGATATCAAGGCGGCAAGTCTCTACAACCATATTTCGGGTAAGCAGGAAATCCTGGAGCAGTTGATTCTAGAGGTGGCTCGCAAATTCACGGCTGGAATGGATGCGGTGAAGAAGGATGATGGTACCGCTTTCGCGAAAGCGGAACAACTCATAGCTCTACACATCAAAATAGCAGTGGAAAACACCGATGCTCTCGCGGTCTTGAATACCGACTGGATGCACCTGGAAGGAGCTGCCTATGAAGAATACATCGCATCGCGTAAGAAATACGAACTGGACTTCAAGCAGATTCTCAAAGAAGGTATCGCCAGCGGCGAGTTCAAAAACCTGAGTGTGGAAACCATACTGTTCAATCTGTTGAGCACTTTACGATCCATCTATTTATGGATACCAAAAAAATCAGCTACCGAAGTAGCTGATCTTAAAAAGGAATTACCCAATATTTTGTTGACGGGACTTAGAGCTTAG
- the hisB gene encoding bifunctional histidinol-phosphatase/imidazoleglycerol-phosphate dehydratase HisB — MKKVLFIDRDGTIVKEPPTDYQLDSFEKLEFLPMAITQLHRIARELDYELVMVTNQDGLGTDSFPENTFWPVHNLMMDILEKEGVTFSEVLIDRSFPEQNAPTRKPQTGLLTHYIKGNYDLTNSFVIGDRNSDMQLAKNLGCKGIQLPSITDASTFEDELVVLKTDSWKEIFQFLRGQPRKVSVSRKTNETDINITLNLDGSGNGTIDTGLKFYDHMLEQLQRHGSLDLDIKVDGDLEIDEHHTIEDTAIALGDAFAKALSTKKGINRYGFLLPMDDSLAQVAVDFGGRPWIVWEAEFKREYVGDMPTELFYHFFKSFSDAAKCNLNMKVEGDNEHHKIESLFKAFAKAIKMAVKQTGDGKLPSTKGTL; from the coding sequence TTGAAAAAAGTACTATTTATAGATCGGGACGGGACCATCGTCAAGGAACCACCTACAGACTATCAACTGGATAGTTTTGAAAAGCTGGAGTTCTTGCCTATGGCGATTACCCAGTTGCATCGCATCGCGAGAGAATTGGATTATGAACTGGTGATGGTGACCAATCAGGATGGTTTGGGAACCGATAGTTTTCCAGAAAATACCTTTTGGCCAGTCCATAATTTGATGATGGATATTTTGGAAAAAGAAGGCGTGACTTTTAGCGAAGTCTTGATTGATCGATCTTTTCCAGAACAAAACGCGCCTACCCGCAAACCTCAAACTGGCTTGTTGACCCATTACATCAAGGGCAATTATGACCTGACCAACAGCTTTGTCATAGGCGATCGCAACAGCGATATGCAACTGGCAAAAAACTTAGGATGTAAAGGGATTCAATTACCATCTATAACTGATGCTTCGACTTTTGAAGACGAATTGGTGGTCTTAAAAACCGATTCTTGGAAAGAAATTTTTCAGTTTTTGCGAGGTCAACCACGCAAAGTGTCGGTGAGTAGAAAAACCAATGAAACCGACATCAACATCACGCTCAATCTGGACGGTTCTGGGAATGGAACCATCGATACAGGATTGAAGTTCTACGACCACATGCTGGAGCAATTGCAACGTCATGGTTCGCTGGATCTGGATATCAAGGTGGATGGCGATCTGGAAATCGACGAGCACCACACCATCGAGGATACCGCTATTGCGCTGGGTGACGCTTTCGCGAAAGCGTTATCCACTAAAAAAGGCATCAATAGATATGGATTTTTATTACCCATGGATGATTCCTTGGCCCAAGTGGCCGTAGATTTTGGAGGAAGGCCATGGATCGTTTGGGAAGCCGAATTCAAAAGAGAATATGTGGGCGACATGCCTACAGAATTGTTCTACCACTTCTTCAAATCCTTCAGTGATGCGGCAAAGTGCAACCTGAACATGAAGGTAGAAGGTGACAATGAACACCACAAAATCGAGTCGCTGTTTAAAGCTTTCGCGAAAGCGATAAAAATGGCAGTCAAACAAACAGGCGACGGTAAGTTGCCCAGCACCAAAGGCACGCTATGA
- a CDS encoding alkene reductase yields MSDKQELLEPIKIGAVALKNRVVMAPMTRCRATNEHQAPEQKHVDYYTQRAGAGLIITEGSEVSEKARGYPFVAGIFNDAQVEGWKKVVKSVHDADGKIFLQLWHVGRTSLPDYHDGQLPWAPSAVNPDTELRNAKGEKKQTVTPHAMSKEEIQQTVGEFRHAAANAKKAGFDGVEIHSSNGYLIHQFFNNKSNVRTDEYGGTNENRARFFFEVLEAVKESWPENRIGCRLNPSLHGVFGIEGTPDTIPFFEYLIDRLNNFDLAYVHLSEPFTDVSDVDFLETDIAKHFRPIYKGNLMINSEFDRESGNKVIADGHADLVAYGKLFISNPDLPHRFELKAETAEWDQNTFYSQGREGYTDYPTLEEQKAS; encoded by the coding sequence ATGAGCGATAAACAAGAATTATTAGAACCTATAAAAATTGGAGCCGTAGCATTGAAAAACCGTGTGGTAATGGCACCCATGACCAGATGTCGTGCTACTAACGAGCATCAAGCTCCAGAACAAAAACACGTCGATTACTACACACAACGTGCCGGTGCAGGATTGATCATTACAGAAGGCAGCGAGGTATCAGAAAAAGCAAGAGGTTATCCTTTTGTCGCAGGTATTTTTAACGATGCCCAGGTAGAAGGCTGGAAAAAAGTAGTCAAAAGTGTTCACGATGCAGATGGGAAAATCTTTTTACAGCTGTGGCATGTAGGCCGTACCTCATTGCCAGATTACCATGACGGACAATTGCCATGGGCACCTAGTGCCGTGAATCCAGATACGGAACTGCGCAACGCCAAAGGTGAGAAGAAACAAACCGTGACGCCACATGCGATGAGCAAGGAAGAAATCCAACAAACCGTAGGCGAGTTTAGACACGCCGCAGCAAATGCTAAAAAAGCCGGTTTTGATGGTGTAGAGATTCACAGTTCCAATGGTTACTTGATCCACCAGTTCTTCAACAACAAATCCAATGTACGTACAGATGAGTACGGCGGTACCAATGAAAATCGGGCACGTTTTTTCTTTGAAGTGCTTGAGGCCGTCAAAGAAAGCTGGCCAGAAAACCGCATAGGTTGTCGTTTGAATCCATCCTTACATGGTGTATTTGGAATTGAAGGAACACCAGATACGATTCCATTCTTTGAATATTTGATCGACCGCTTGAACAACTTTGATCTTGCCTATGTCCACTTGTCAGAACCGTTTACAGATGTGAGCGACGTCGACTTTTTAGAAACAGACATTGCCAAACATTTTAGACCTATTTACAAAGGCAATTTGATGATCAATAGTGAATTTGATCGCGAGTCGGGAAATAAGGTCATTGCAGACGGTCATGCAGACCTAGTCGCTTATGGTAAATTGTTTATCTCTAATCCAGACCTGCCACACAGGTTTGAATTGAAAGCAGAAACTGCAGAATGGGATCAAAACACGTTTTATTCCCAAGGCCGTGAAGGATATACAGATTATCCAACGCTTGAAGAACAAAAAGCCAGCTAA